The following proteins are co-located in the Ketogulonicigenium robustum genome:
- the gshB gene encoding glutathione synthase translates to MALKVAIQMDPIESINIDGDSTFRIALEAQARGHSLFYYTPDKLAFQEGRVTARGWPLEVRREKGNHFTLGDEVEVDLADYDVVWLRQDPPFDMGYITTTHLLDMIHPKTLVVNDPFWVRNYPEKLLVLRFPELTPPTAIARDLETLRAFRAKHGDIILKPLFGNGGAGVFKLTADDSNLASLYEMFTSISREPMIVQKYLPDVRKGDKRVILVDGEPVGAINRVPASGETRSNMHVGGRPEKVELTPRDLEICAKIGPLLHEKGQIFVGIDVIGDYLTEINVTSPTGIQELERFDGTNTAAKIWEAIERRRAV, encoded by the coding sequence ATGGCGCTGAAAGTGGCCATTCAGATGGACCCGATCGAGTCCATCAACATTGACGGCGATTCGACCTTCCGTATCGCCCTCGAGGCGCAGGCCCGTGGCCATTCGCTGTTCTATTACACCCCCGACAAGCTGGCGTTCCAAGAAGGGCGCGTTACCGCACGCGGCTGGCCGCTGGAAGTGCGCCGTGAAAAGGGCAATCACTTCACGCTGGGCGACGAGGTCGAGGTCGATCTGGCCGATTATGATGTGGTCTGGCTGCGCCAAGACCCGCCGTTCGACATGGGTTACATCACGACGACGCATTTGCTGGATATGATCCACCCGAAAACGCTGGTCGTGAACGACCCGTTCTGGGTGCGCAATTACCCCGAAAAGCTGCTTGTTCTGCGCTTTCCCGAACTGACGCCGCCGACCGCCATCGCCCGCGATCTGGAAACGCTGCGCGCATTTCGCGCTAAACATGGCGACATCATTCTGAAACCGCTGTTCGGCAATGGCGGCGCAGGCGTGTTCAAGCTGACGGCGGACGACAGCAACCTCGCCTCGCTGTACGAAATGTTCACCTCGATCTCGCGCGAGCCGATGATCGTGCAGAAATACCTGCCGGACGTGCGCAAGGGCGACAAGCGGGTGATTCTGGTGGATGGCGAGCCTGTGGGTGCGATCAACCGCGTGCCGGCCTCGGGCGAGACACGGTCGAACATGCATGTCGGCGGGCGTCCCGAAAAGGTCGAGCTGACCCCGCGCGATCTGGAAATTTGCGCCAAGATCGGGCCTCTGCTGCACGAAAAGGGCCAGATTTTCGTCGGCATTGACGTGATCGGCGACTATCTGACCGAGATCAACGTGACATCCCCCACCGGCATCCAAGAGCTGGAGCGGTTCGACGGCACCAACACGGCCGCGAAAATCTGGGAAGCGATCGAACGTCGCCGCGCGGTCTAA
- a CDS encoding YifB family Mg chelatase-like AAA ATPase: protein MLARSYSVAFEGIEPRLIEVQCALSPGIPGFAIVGLPDKAVSESRERVRAALAAMAMAMPARRITVNLSPGDLPKEGSHYDLPIAIALLAAMDVFPRENAESLLSLGELSLDGRLVPVAGALPAALAAASEGKALLVPQQNAPEGAWVSAATVFGADSLPAALSHLTGTSPLPAARPPLARPPVGGAQDLAHVRGQDAAKRALEIAAAGGHNLLMVGPPGAGKSLLASCLPGILPPLSPAEALDTAMVQSVAGLLQGGISLQRPFRSPHHGASMPAIIGGGRRATPGEVSLAHNGVLFLDELPEFQRTVLDSLRQPLETGEVWIARATAHVRYPSRIMLVAAANPCRCGNMDDASRACARAPRCGQDYMARVSGPLLDRFDIRITVPALPITALRGPLAETSASVAQRVAAARMRQTQRLEPLGARSNADCPPDTLEKTTLIEAEGEAFMQRALAHFGISARGYTRILRVARTIADLDGAEAVARPHLAEAIALRGP from the coding sequence ATGCTGGCGCGCAGCTATTCCGTGGCGTTCGAGGGAATCGAGCCCCGCCTGATTGAAGTGCAATGCGCACTCTCGCCCGGGATACCGGGCTTTGCGATCGTCGGCCTGCCCGACAAAGCCGTCAGCGAATCGCGCGAGCGGGTGCGGGCCGCACTGGCTGCAATGGCAATGGCCATGCCCGCGCGCCGTATCACGGTAAACCTCTCCCCCGGCGATCTGCCCAAAGAAGGGTCGCATTACGACCTGCCCATCGCCATCGCGCTGCTGGCGGCGATGGATGTGTTTCCACGTGAAAACGCCGAAAGCCTCCTCAGCCTTGGCGAGTTGTCGCTGGATGGCCGCCTTGTGCCCGTGGCGGGCGCACTGCCTGCTGCCCTTGCCGCCGCAAGCGAAGGGAAAGCGCTGCTCGTGCCGCAGCAAAACGCCCCCGAGGGCGCGTGGGTTTCCGCCGCCACCGTTTTCGGCGCCGATAGCCTGCCTGCCGCACTGTCGCACCTGACAGGCACCAGCCCCCTGCCCGCAGCACGACCCCCGCTGGCGCGACCGCCCGTGGGCGGTGCGCAAGATTTGGCCCATGTGCGCGGTCAGGATGCCGCCAAGCGCGCGTTGGAAATCGCCGCAGCCGGCGGGCACAACCTGCTGATGGTCGGCCCACCCGGTGCCGGAAAGTCACTGCTGGCCAGTTGCTTGCCCGGCATTCTGCCGCCGCTTTCACCTGCCGAGGCGTTAGACACGGCCATGGTGCAATCCGTCGCGGGCTTGTTACAGGGCGGGATCAGCCTGCAGCGCCCGTTTCGCAGCCCGCATCATGGCGCCTCGATGCCGGCGATCATTGGCGGGGGGCGGCGTGCTACCCCGGGCGAGGTGTCGCTGGCCCACAACGGCGTGTTATTTCTGGACGAGCTGCCCGAATTCCAGCGCACCGTTCTGGATAGCCTGCGCCAACCGCTCGAAACCGGCGAGGTTTGGATTGCCCGCGCCACCGCCCATGTGCGTTACCCCAGCCGCATCATGCTGGTCGCCGCTGCGAACCCCTGCCGCTGCGGCAACATGGATGACGCCAGCCGCGCATGCGCCCGCGCCCCGCGCTGCGGGCAAGATTACATGGCCCGCGTCTCGGGGCCGTTGTTGGACCGGTTCGACATCCGCATCACGGTACCAGCTTTGCCGATTACCGCGCTGCGGGGCCCGCTGGCCGAAACTTCCGCCTCCGTTGCACAGCGGGTTGCTGCCGCGCGCATGCGGCAAACCCAGCGGCTAGAACCGCTGGGCGCGCGCAGCAATGCCGATTGCCCACCGGATACTTTGGAAAAAACGACCCTGATCGAGGCCGAGGGTGAGGCGTTCATGCAGCGCGCGTTGGCCCATTTCGGGATCTCTGCCCGTGGCTATACGCGCATTTTGCGCGTCGCCCGCACGATTGCTGATCTGGATGGGGCCGAGGCTGTTGCCCGCCCCCATCTGGCCGAAGCCATTGCCCTTCGCGGACCGTAA
- a CDS encoding DUF1003 domain-containing protein — MDTRYKHLAEHLMKKPFADLTDRDRRVLLHMAERKPVARDPAQHDDTLGGRIADKVASFGGSWTFIGLFALVLVSWVALNGFLLTHPPDPFPFIFLNLVLSMVAAFQAPIIMMSQNRQAQKDRDAAANDYEVNLKSELEIMRIHEKLDELRLTAVEERLQAIDTRIAAIADDLAVLCRTLPPRDDAAR, encoded by the coding sequence ATGGACACACGCTACAAACATCTGGCCGAGCATCTGATGAAGAAGCCCTTCGCCGACCTGACCGACCGCGACCGCCGCGTGTTGCTGCACATGGCCGAACGCAAGCCCGTCGCCCGCGACCCTGCACAGCACGACGACACGCTGGGTGGGCGCATTGCCGATAAAGTCGCGTCATTCGGCGGGTCGTGGACATTCATCGGCTTGTTTGCCTTGGTTCTTGTCTCGTGGGTGGCCCTGAACGGGTTTTTACTGACGCACCCGCCGGACCCCTTCCCGTTCATCTTCCTCAATCTGGTGCTGTCGATGGTCGCGGCATTTCAGGCGCCGATCATTATGATGTCGCAAAACCGGCAGGCCCAAAAAGACCGCGACGCCGCTGCAAACGACTACGAAGTGAACCTGAAATCCGAGTTGGAGATCATGCGTATTCACGAAAAACTGGACGAGTTGCGCCTGACCGCCGTCGAAGAACGCCTGCAAGCCATCGACACCCGCATCGCCGCCATTGCCGATGATCTGGCGGTACTGTGCCGCACATTGCCACCAAGGGATGATGCTGCGCGTTAA
- the coaBC gene encoding bifunctional phosphopantothenoylcysteine decarboxylase/phosphopantothenate--cysteine ligase CoaBC encodes MLVGKRILLIIGGGIAAYKGLEVIRLLRGQGAEVVPVLTAAGASFVTPLSVSALAGTAVHQDLFDLTHEAEIGHIQLSRAADLVVVVPATADLMAKMAQGLANDMASTLLLATDKRVLIAPAMNVRMWQHPATQRNIATLRGDGVLFVGPDDGAMACGEFGPGRMAEPLAILSAISKALAPAQTPLAGQHVLVTSGPTHEPIDPVRYIANRSSGAQGTAIAAALLALGARVTFVTGPAEVSPPAGADIVRVETAAQMRAAVQAALPADAAVFAAAVADWHVDGAGASKIKKVAGQIPQLHLRENPDILAEVGHMTQGRPTLVVGFAAETDDVITHATAKRLRKGADWIVANDVRPETGIMGGAENEVTLITESGTETLPRMSKTDVAAALARRIATVLTKDDA; translated from the coding sequence GTGCTGGTCGGCAAGCGAATCCTACTGATCATCGGCGGCGGCATCGCGGCTTACAAAGGGCTGGAGGTGATTCGCCTGCTGCGCGGGCAAGGGGCCGAAGTGGTGCCCGTGCTGACCGCCGCTGGCGCCAGCTTTGTCACACCACTGTCGGTTTCGGCGCTGGCGGGCACGGCGGTGCACCAGGATCTGTTCGATCTGACGCACGAGGCCGAGATTGGCCACATCCAGCTATCGCGTGCGGCCGATCTGGTGGTGGTGGTGCCGGCAACCGCTGATTTGATGGCCAAGATGGCGCAGGGGCTGGCGAACGATATGGCCTCGACCCTGCTGCTGGCGACCGACAAGCGGGTGCTGATCGCCCCCGCGATGAACGTGCGGATGTGGCAGCACCCGGCCACGCAACGCAATATCGCCACCTTGCGCGGCGACGGTGTGCTGTTTGTCGGCCCCGACGATGGTGCCATGGCCTGCGGCGAATTCGGGCCGGGCCGCATGGCCGAGCCGCTGGCGATTCTTTCTGCGATTTCAAAGGCGCTGGCGCCTGCGCAGACACCGCTGGCAGGCCAGCACGTGCTGGTCACATCGGGCCCCACGCACGAGCCGATCGACCCCGTGCGCTATATCGCGAACCGATCCTCGGGTGCGCAGGGCACGGCGATTGCTGCGGCGCTGCTGGCGCTGGGCGCGCGGGTGACGTTCGTCACCGGCCCCGCCGAGGTGTCGCCGCCCGCAGGCGCGGACATCGTGCGGGTGGAAACCGCGGCCCAAATGCGCGCCGCCGTTCAGGCCGCGCTGCCCGCCGATGCGGCTGTCTTTGCCGCCGCTGTGGCCGATTGGCATGTGGACGGCGCAGGGGCCAGCAAGATCAAGAAAGTGGCGGGTCAGATCCCGCAGCTTCACCTGCGGGAAAACCCCGACATTCTGGCCGAGGTGGGCCATATGACGCAGGGACGCCCCACGCTGGTCGTAGGCTTTGCCGCCGAGACCGACGATGTCATCACCCATGCCACCGCCAAGCGGCTGCGCAAGGGGGCCGATTGGATTGTTGCTAACGACGTCCGCCCCGAAACCGGCATTATGGGCGGGGCGGAAAATGAAGTGACGCTGATCACCGAGAGCGGCACGGAAACGCTGCCGCGCATGTCCAAAACCGATGTCGCCGCCGCCTTGGCGCGCCGCATCGCGACTGTTTTAACGAAAGACGACGCATGA
- the dut gene encoding dUTP diphosphatase: MTPTIKFRRLDGYDATIALPSYQTAGAAGADVRANFVADLRDGGLTLAPLARAVIPTGLGIEIPDGFEVQVRMRSGLALKHGLTLPNAPGTIDSDYRGHLGVIVMNAGDQPVTIAHGDRIAQLIVAPVVQAEFVEVEDLSETARGAGGYGSTGVSQ, from the coding sequence ATGACCCCCACCATCAAATTCCGCCGCCTTGACGGGTACGACGCCACTATCGCGCTGCCCAGCTACCAGACTGCGGGGGCCGCTGGCGCCGATGTGCGCGCGAATTTCGTCGCTGATCTGCGCGATGGTGGCCTGACCTTGGCCCCGCTGGCGCGGGCGGTCATCCCGACCGGCCTCGGCATCGAAATCCCGGACGGGTTCGAGGTGCAGGTGCGGATGCGGTCGGGCTTGGCGCTGAAGCACGGGCTGACCCTGCCGAATGCGCCGGGGACGATCGATTCCGACTATCGCGGCCATTTGGGGGTGATCGTGATGAACGCAGGCGATCAGCCTGTCACCATCGCCCATGGCGATCGCATTGCGCAGCTGATCGTCGCGCCCGTGGTGCAGGCCGAGTTTGTCGAGGTCGAGGACCTGAGCGAGACCGCGCGCGGCGCGGGTGGCTACGGCTCGACCGGCGTGTCGCAGTGA
- a CDS encoding HesA/MoeB/ThiF family protein translates to MTDRRFTPDEVARYGRHITLREIGGPGQKALSRAKVLVVGAGGLGSPVLQYLGAAGVGHITVVDADTVEATNLQRQVIHRTEWQGRPKVDSAADAIAAQNPHIDVLPVAQRFDATNAAGLVAGHDLALDCCDDTATRVLLNATCVAAGVPLISAALTTWEGQISLYDPAHGGPCLTCVFPSAPPAVADCSVVGVLGPLPGIIGTMMAAEAIKALTGAGEGLRGRLLIYDALYADMRIIRTKANAECPVCHGAGARA, encoded by the coding sequence GTGACCGACCGCCGCTTCACCCCCGACGAGGTCGCCCGCTATGGGCGGCACATCACCTTGCGCGAAATCGGCGGGCCGGGGCAAAAGGCGCTGTCGCGCGCAAAGGTGCTGGTGGTGGGGGCTGGCGGCCTTGGCAGCCCAGTGCTGCAATACTTGGGTGCGGCGGGGGTGGGCCACATCACCGTGGTCGACGCCGATACGGTCGAGGCGACGAACCTGCAGCGGCAGGTCATCCACCGCACAGAATGGCAGGGCCGCCCCAAGGTGGATTCGGCGGCCGATGCCATTGCCGCGCAGAACCCGCATATCGACGTGCTTCCCGTGGCGCAGCGGTTCGACGCTACGAATGCGGCCGGTTTGGTCGCAGGGCACGATCTGGCGCTGGATTGTTGCGATGACACCGCGACGCGCGTCTTGCTGAACGCGACATGCGTGGCGGCAGGTGTGCCGCTGATTTCTGCGGCGCTGACGACGTGGGAGGGGCAGATCAGCCTGTATGATCCCGCGCACGGCGGCCCTTGCCTGACCTGCGTTTTCCCTAGCGCGCCGCCCGCTGTGGCCGATTGTTCCGTCGTCGGCGTCCTTGGCCCCTTGCCCGGCATTATCGGCACCATGATGGCCGCCGAGGCAATCAAGGCGCTGACCGGCGCGGGCGAGGGACTACGCGGCCGTTTGCTGATCTATGATGCGCTTTACGCCGACATGCGCATTATCCGCACCAAAGCCAACGCGGAGTGCCCGGTCTGCCATGGTGCGGGTGCGAGGGCTTAA
- a CDS encoding M3 family metallopeptidase, which produces MTNPLLGPWRAPYDLPPYDLISDEDYAPAIDEALSKARAAIAAISTNPDAPTFDNTIAALELADEDLGRVLSAFYTVAGADSNPAREALQRDLAPKLSAYGSEISSNKALFHRIDTLWATKDTLSLTPEQERVLMLTRRGFVRGGAALDGAAEDEMKAVKSRLAVLGTTFTQNLLADERDWFMPLAEADLTPLPAFLTAALRAAGVEKQADGPVVTLARSIITPFLQYSPNRALRQRAYEAYVARGANSGATDNRDIAAETLKLRQTRAQLLGYDNFAAFKLETEMAGNAQNVRKLLMDIWGPARAKAEAEAAALEALLHADGIAGPLEAWDWHYYAEKLRLAEHDLDEAAIKPFFQLDRMIDAAFSVANRLFGLEFEALDVPFYHPDCRVWKVTRDGEWVAIFVGDYFARGSKRSGAWCSALRSQSRIGGLEQRPVVMNVCNFAPPEAGQPALLSYDDARTLFHEFGHALHQMLSDVTYESISGTSVARDFVELPSQLFEHWLEVPEVLAEFATHAETGAAMPPELITRLLDARNYGQGFSTVEIVSSALVDLEFHDGNAPADPMQKQAEVLESIGMPHAIRMRHATPHFAHVFGGDGYSCGYYSYLWSETMDADAFDAFLETGDPFDPATAKSLEENILSKGGSVDAAELYTRFRGRLPGVEGLLKGRGLI; this is translated from the coding sequence ATGACAAATCCGCTGCTGGGCCCGTGGCGCGCGCCCTACGACCTGCCGCCCTACGATCTGATTTCCGACGAAGATTACGCCCCCGCGATTGACGAAGCCTTGTCCAAGGCCCGCGCCGCGATCGCCGCCATTTCGACCAACCCCGACGCCCCCACCTTCGACAACACGATCGCCGCGCTGGAACTGGCCGACGAAGATCTGGGTCGCGTGCTATCGGCGTTCTACACCGTCGCCGGGGCCGATTCGAACCCCGCGCGCGAGGCGTTGCAGCGTGATCTGGCCCCAAAACTATCCGCCTATGGGTCGGAAATCAGCAGCAACAAGGCACTGTTCCATCGGATCGATACCCTTTGGGCCACCAAAGACACCCTGTCGCTGACGCCCGAGCAAGAGCGCGTTCTGATGCTGACACGTCGGGGTTTCGTACGGGGTGGCGCCGCGCTGGACGGTGCGGCCGAGGACGAGATGAAAGCCGTAAAATCGCGGCTGGCTGTCTTGGGCACCACCTTTACCCAGAACCTGCTGGCCGATGAACGCGACTGGTTCATGCCGCTGGCCGAGGCCGACCTCACGCCCTTGCCCGCCTTCCTGACGGCAGCCCTGCGCGCCGCGGGTGTGGAAAAACAGGCAGACGGCCCTGTTGTCACGTTGGCCCGCTCGATCATCACCCCGTTTCTGCAGTATTCGCCGAACCGCGCCCTGCGCCAGCGCGCCTACGAGGCCTATGTCGCGCGCGGTGCCAATAGCGGCGCGACCGACAACCGCGATATTGCCGCCGAAACGCTAAAGCTGCGCCAGACCCGCGCGCAGCTGCTAGGCTACGACAACTTCGCCGCCTTCAAGCTGGAAACGGAAATGGCGGGCAATGCGCAAAACGTACGCAAGCTGCTAATGGATATCTGGGGCCCCGCCCGCGCTAAGGCCGAGGCCGAGGCCGCCGCGCTGGAAGCCCTGCTGCACGCCGATGGCATCGCCGGCCCGCTAGAGGCTTGGGACTGGCACTACTATGCCGAAAAACTGCGCCTTGCCGAACATGATTTGGACGAGGCGGCGATCAAGCCGTTTTTCCAACTGGACCGGATGATTGATGCTGCCTTTAGCGTCGCCAACCGCTTGTTCGGGCTAGAGTTCGAAGCGCTGGACGTGCCCTTCTATCACCCCGACTGCCGCGTGTGGAAAGTGACGCGCGACGGCGAATGGGTGGCGATTTTCGTCGGTGACTACTTTGCCCGTGGCTCGAAACGCTCGGGCGCGTGGTGCTCGGCACTGCGGTCGCAAAGCCGGATCGGCGGTTTGGAGCAGCGCCCCGTGGTGATGAACGTGTGCAACTTCGCCCCGCCGGAGGCTGGCCAGCCCGCGCTGCTGTCGTACGACGACGCCCGTACGCTATTCCATGAATTCGGCCACGCGCTGCACCAAATGCTGTCGGACGTGACCTATGAAAGCATTTCGGGCACATCGGTTGCGCGCGATTTTGTGGAACTACCCTCGCAACTGTTCGAGCACTGGTTAGAGGTGCCAGAAGTTCTGGCCGAATTCGCTACCCACGCCGAAACCGGCGCGGCGATGCCCCCCGAACTGATCACGCGCCTGCTGGACGCACGCAATTACGGGCAAGGCTTCTCGACCGTCGAAATCGTGTCCTCGGCATTGGTCGATCTGGAGTTTCATGACGGCAACGCGCCCGCCGACCCGATGCAAAAGCAGGCCGAGGTGCTGGAAAGCATCGGCATGCCCCATGCCATCCGCATGCGCCACGCCACACCGCATTTCGCCCACGTTTTCGGGGGCGACGGGTATTCCTGTGGCTATTACAGCTATCTGTGGTCGGAAACGATGGACGCGGATGCGTTTGATGCGTTTTTGGAAACCGGCGACCCCTTTGATCCCGCGACAGCTAAGTCTTTGGAAGAAAACATTCTATCCAAAGGCGGATCGGTCGATGCGGCCGAACTATACACCCGCTTCCGCGGCCGCCTGCCGGGGGTCGAGGGGCTGTTGAAAGGACGGGGGCTGATTTAA
- a CDS encoding amino acid ABC transporter permease, which produces MSPQKTDNDFPWWLVILGVTGLWLLWRMLADPDYSAAVPVLAKGLGVTIMVTLVAFAGAAILGLGLALAQLSRHIALRQAARLYVEVMRGIPIMVLLLYIAFVAVPIGVEAWNALTGWTGIDPLRTRDVPLLWRAIAALMLAYASFLAEVFRAGILSVDQGQIEAAKALGLRPMQVFRHIVWPQAMRNVLPPLGNDFVAMVKDSSLVSVLGVADITQLAKLTAAANFRYLETYNVVALIYLTVTIGLSLLLRKFEQHLRARAAR; this is translated from the coding sequence ATGTCCCCGCAGAAGACCGACAACGATTTTCCATGGTGGCTCGTCATCCTCGGGGTAACGGGCCTTTGGCTATTGTGGCGCATGCTGGCCGACCCCGACTATAGCGCGGCGGTGCCGGTGCTGGCCAAGGGCCTTGGCGTGACGATCATGGTGACGCTGGTCGCCTTTGCAGGGGCTGCAATCTTGGGGTTGGGGCTGGCGTTGGCGCAACTGTCGCGCCACATCGCACTGCGGCAAGCCGCCCGCCTTTATGTCGAGGTGATGCGCGGCATCCCGATCATGGTGCTGCTGCTGTACATCGCCTTCGTTGCGGTGCCGATCGGGGTCGAGGCATGGAATGCGTTGACCGGCTGGACGGGGATCGACCCCCTGCGCACCCGCGACGTTCCCCTGCTGTGGCGCGCCATCGCGGCGCTGATGCTGGCCTATGCCAGCTTTCTGGCCGAAGTGTTTCGCGCGGGGATTCTGTCGGTCGATCAGGGCCAGATCGAGGCTGCAAAGGCCTTGGGCCTGCGCCCCATGCAGGTGTTCCGCCACATCGTCTGGCCGCAAGCGATGCGCAACGTGCTGCCGCCGCTGGGTAACGACTTCGTTGCGATGGTCAAGGATAGCTCGCTTGTGTCGGTACTGGGTGTCGCCGACATCACCCAACTAGCCAAGCTGACGGCAGCCGCGAATTTCCGCTACCTTGAAACCTATAACGTCGTCGCGCTGATTTACCTGACCGTGACCATCGGCCTATCGCTGCTGCTGCGCAAATTCGAGCAACACCTGCGCGCGCGGGCCGCGCGATAG
- a CDS encoding substrate-binding periplasmic protein — MMKTLFNTAPLATAALIIGATCANAQALPDLEGREVTVAVENAYPPLQFIDGAGNAIGWEYDALAEIAQRLNITLVYENFSWDAMIPAVSQSQVDLAVNGITIREDRMEMVDFSDPYMTSQMLMIVRADESRFTDAISFAANPDLLMAAQPGTTPFYVGVYDVLDGDEANPRIIGVETFGAAVAALRSGDVDLALSDSTAAQGYVSASDGALKIVGEPLGAEDFGFIFPKGSALIEPFNAAIASLAADGTLRALNTKWFYDYSMGQ; from the coding sequence ATGATGAAAACCCTGTTTAATACCGCCCCCTTGGCGACTGCCGCCTTGATCATCGGCGCGACCTGCGCCAACGCCCAAGCCCTGCCCGACCTCGAGGGGCGCGAGGTGACGGTGGCGGTCGAGAACGCCTACCCGCCCCTGCAATTCATCGATGGGGCTGGCAATGCCATCGGCTGGGAATATGACGCGCTGGCCGAAATCGCCCAGCGCCTGAACATCACCCTCGTCTACGAAAACTTCAGCTGGGACGCCATGATCCCCGCCGTGTCGCAAAGTCAGGTCGATCTGGCCGTCAACGGCATCACCATTCGCGAAGATCGCATGGAAATGGTCGACTTCTCGGACCCCTACATGACCTCGCAAATGCTGATGATCGTGCGCGCGGATGAAAGCCGCTTTACCGATGCGATCAGCTTTGCGGCGAACCCCGACCTGCTGATGGCCGCTCAACCCGGCACGACCCCCTTCTATGTTGGCGTCTATGACGTGCTGGACGGGGACGAGGCGAACCCCCGCATCATCGGCGTCGAGACGTTCGGCGCTGCCGTTGCCGCCTTGCGTAGTGGCGATGTGGATCTGGCCCTGTCGGATTCCACGGCGGCGCAGGGCTATGTCTCAGCGTCGGACGGGGCGCTGAAAATCGTCGGCGAGCCGCTGGGCGCCGAGGATTTCGGCTTCATCTTCCCCAAAGGCTCGGCCCTGATTGAGCCGTTTAACGCCGCTATCGCCAGCTTGGCCGCCGATGGCACATTGCGGGCATTGAACACCAAGTGGTTCTACGACTACAGCATGGGCCAATAA
- a CDS encoding cation diffusion facilitator family transporter translates to MANPPSDTRLNLSAGILSVSVASILVLAKLWALQATGALSVAATLADSALDLLVSLAGLLAIAYAAKPADNDHRYGHTAVEDLTALAQSLIITGSAIAIAFAAIRRLIANDAHQLESQGTGMAVMILSIVLTLGLVTWQGHVARRTGSKVVAADSLHYIGDLIPNIGALVALAISAFWGVGQIDSIIALLAAALMLRGAAQIGKQAWDALMDRSAPPDVIAKIEDVVRNHPGVMGYHDLKTRQSGSRIFVNLHAEMDGTQTLDQAHRTSAALRRAIVRALPNADVLIHLDPFGAPPHPDDERRH, encoded by the coding sequence ATGGCAAACCCACCCTCGGACACCCGGCTGAACCTGTCAGCGGGGATCCTATCCGTTTCGGTCGCAAGTATTTTGGTACTGGCCAAGCTGTGGGCGTTGCAAGCCACCGGCGCGCTGTCGGTCGCGGCAACGCTGGCGGATTCGGCGCTGGATTTGTTGGTCTCGCTGGCGGGGCTGCTGGCCATCGCCTATGCGGCCAAGCCCGCCGACAACGACCACCGCTATGGCCACACCGCGGTCGAGGACCTGACCGCGCTGGCGCAATCGCTGATCATCACCGGATCGGCCATCGCCATCGCCTTCGCCGCCATTAGACGGCTGATCGCCAATGACGCCCACCAGCTGGAATCGCAAGGCACGGGCATGGCGGTGATGATCCTGTCGATCGTGCTGACACTGGGGCTGGTGACATGGCAAGGCCATGTGGCGCGGCGCACGGGCAGCAAAGTCGTCGCCGCCGATTCGCTGCACTATATCGGCGACCTGATCCCCAATATCGGCGCGCTGGTGGCGCTGGCGATTTCAGCGTTTTGGGGCGTTGGACAGATCGACAGCATTATCGCACTCCTCGCGGCGGCACTGATGCTGCGCGGCGCGGCGCAGATCGGCAAACAAGCGTGGGACGCGTTGATGGATCGCAGCGCGCCGCCAGATGTCATCGCCAAGATCGAGGACGTCGTCCGCAACCATCCAGGTGTCATGGGCTACCACGACCTGAAAACACGCCAATCGGGCAGCCGCATTTTTGTGAATCTGCACGCCGAAATGGACGGCACCCAGACATTGGATCAGGCCCACCGCACCAGCGCGGCGCTGCGGCGCGCCATCGTGCGCGCTTTGCCCAATGCCGACGTTCTGATCCACCTCGACCCCTTTGGCGCCCCGCCCCACCCCGATGACGAGCGGCGGCACTAA